The Desulfohalovibrio reitneri genome contains a region encoding:
- a CDS encoding methyl-accepting chemotaxis protein — MLRSIKTKLIAGLVVLISLMMVAILVLAASNFREQSYESFKRSITGELSQVEKAISIFLEESRMNADMLASLPMSQRLDRVATSFVDADEPRSAEPDSGDFVGRQIVKSFRAMQESHPSYVEVYLGNENGGFISARTDTTMPPGYDPRARPWYKEALPVTGRASISKAYRSTTGQIVASVTRTVLRDGEPIGVVGMDISLDRLTELVGSIQLGQSGYVVLLQDDGVILADPRNEDAIFKNVDELEAGYLSDLFAMGSGSARVTADGTEKLGVVVTAPDTGWKLIGLLDMAEINQPVERTITYLSLVGLISLAVIAVVIWLFSNRVIIRPLGRITKALNTISGGDYAYREEHTRSDEIGDILDTLNATASTLEENDKEIRRKSREAEEKAAAAEEAKGEAEEALRQARKARSEGMLQAADKLESVVHIVGSASEELAAQIEQSSRGAESQAQRVTETATAMEEMNASVLEVAQNASKAAESADNARQKAQEGERIVERVIESIGQINHQAQGMKDSLGELGGQAQGIGQIMEVITDIADQTNLLALNAAIEAARAGEAGRGFAVVADEVRKLAEKTMSATKEVGQAVEAIQSGTRTNIESMDQAARVVVETNEMASQAGGALREILGIVESTADQVRSIATASEEQSASSEEINRSMTEVNTISAETSQAMNQAAEAVSSLSQQAQELRTLIQELQEEGQG; from the coding sequence ATGCTGCGCTCCATCAAGACCAAGCTCATCGCCGGGCTGGTGGTCCTCATCTCGTTGATGATGGTGGCCATTCTCGTCCTGGCCGCATCCAATTTCAGGGAACAGTCCTACGAGTCCTTCAAGCGCTCCATAACCGGCGAGCTTTCCCAGGTGGAGAAGGCCATCTCCATCTTTCTGGAAGAAAGCCGCATGAACGCCGACATGCTGGCCAGCCTCCCCATGTCCCAGCGGCTGGACAGAGTGGCCACCAGCTTTGTGGACGCCGACGAGCCCCGCTCCGCAGAACCCGACTCCGGCGATTTCGTCGGGCGGCAGATCGTCAAGTCCTTCCGGGCCATGCAGGAATCCCACCCCTCGTATGTGGAAGTCTACCTCGGCAACGAGAACGGCGGCTTCATCAGCGCGCGCACGGACACCACCATGCCCCCGGGGTACGACCCCAGGGCGCGGCCCTGGTACAAGGAGGCCCTGCCCGTCACCGGCCGCGCCTCCATCTCCAAGGCCTACCGCTCCACCACCGGGCAGATCGTGGCCAGCGTCACCCGCACGGTGCTGCGCGACGGCGAGCCCATCGGCGTGGTCGGCATGGACATCTCCCTGGACAGGCTGACCGAGCTGGTCGGCTCCATCCAACTCGGCCAGTCCGGCTACGTGGTGCTGCTCCAGGACGACGGCGTCATCCTGGCCGACCCCAGGAACGAGGACGCCATCTTCAAGAACGTGGACGAACTGGAGGCCGGCTATCTGTCCGACCTCTTCGCCATGGGCTCCGGTTCCGCGCGGGTCACGGCCGACGGCACGGAGAAGCTCGGCGTGGTCGTCACCGCGCCGGACACGGGCTGGAAGCTCATCGGCCTGCTGGACATGGCCGAGATCAACCAGCCGGTGGAGCGGACCATCACCTACCTCTCCCTGGTCGGGCTCATCTCCCTGGCCGTCATCGCGGTGGTCATCTGGCTTTTCTCCAACCGGGTCATCATCCGGCCGCTCGGACGCATCACCAAGGCGCTGAACACCATTTCCGGCGGGGACTACGCCTACCGCGAAGAGCATACCCGCTCCGACGAGATCGGCGACATTCTGGACACCCTCAACGCCACCGCCTCCACCCTGGAGGAGAACGACAAGGAAATCCGCCGCAAGAGCCGCGAAGCCGAGGAGAAGGCGGCCGCCGCCGAGGAAGCCAAGGGCGAGGCGGAAGAGGCCCTGCGCCAGGCGCGCAAGGCCCGCAGCGAAGGCATGCTGCAGGCCGCGGACAAGCTGGAGAGCGTGGTCCACATCGTTGGCTCCGCTTCCGAGGAGCTGGCCGCCCAGATCGAGCAGTCCAGCCGGGGGGCCGAGAGCCAGGCCCAGCGCGTCACCGAGACGGCGACGGCCATGGAGGAGATGAACGCCTCCGTCCTGGAGGTGGCCCAGAACGCCTCCAAGGCGGCGGAAAGCGCGGACAACGCCCGCCAGAAGGCCCAGGAGGGCGAACGGATCGTGGAGCGGGTCATCGAGTCCATCGGGCAGATCAACCACCAGGCCCAGGGCATGAAGGACTCCCTGGGCGAACTGGGCGGCCAGGCCCAGGGCATCGGCCAGATCATGGAGGTCATCACCGACATCGCCGACCAGACCAACCTGCTGGCGCTCAACGCGGCCATCGAGGCCGCCCGCGCTGGCGAGGCGGGTCGCGGCTTCGCCGTGGTGGCCGACGAGGTGCGCAAGCTGGCCGAGAAGACCATGTCCGCCACCAAGGAGGTGGGGCAGGCGGTGGAGGCCATCCAGAGCGGCACCCGGACCAACATCGAGAGCATGGACCAGGCCGCCCGGGTGGTGGTCGAAACCAACGAGATGGCCTCCCAGGCGGGCGGCGCGCTGCGGGAGATCCTCGGCATCGTGGAGTCCACCGCCGACCAGGTCCGCTCCATCGCCACCGCCTCGGAGGAGCAGTCCGCCTCCAGCGAGGAGATCAACCGCTCCATGACCGAGGTGAACACCATCTCCGCGGAGACCTCCCAGGCCATGAACCAGGCGGCGGAGGCGGTCAGCTCGCTCTCCCAGCAGGCGCAGGAGCTGCGCACCCTCATCCAGGAACTGCAGGAGGAGGGGCAGGGCTAG
- a CDS encoding SpoIIE family protein phosphatase — MSEQYEDVCESNELLNTVLDNVDAGVLLMDDGFNVVMVNQTLLRLFDVTWESIQGVKCGNALGCIHAVLEGGKCGETSQCEECGLRGSVLDVMRCGVPSDRKRLRREFVSGGTRRRMFLEHSTRRVEHRGSGLILVVLYDVSELEQSRRDLMESKAQLDRDIEAAAEIQRSLLPSASPIARRLRFGWNFRPCAGVGGDLFHVARLDEKRVGMYMLDVCGHGVSAAMITVSVSRMMRPETGMLFKPGGGGEPLPPSGVMSMLEREYPFERFGSYFTMLYMIVDTEQGEMVWCSAGHPWPVLARRVGGETSVRTLDSEGPAIGIGADVPFSDRRLRLRQGDRVILYTDGILERADDEGEQYGEGRMFTDALRTADRPISEAMNAMLRDVLAFGGDTPPQDDIALLGFDYTESQG, encoded by the coding sequence ATGTCCGAACAGTACGAAGATGTCTGCGAATCCAACGAGTTGTTGAACACGGTGCTGGACAACGTGGATGCCGGTGTTCTGCTCATGGACGACGGCTTCAACGTGGTCATGGTCAACCAGACCTTGCTGCGTTTGTTCGACGTGACGTGGGAGAGCATTCAGGGGGTGAAGTGCGGCAATGCCCTGGGCTGCATCCACGCGGTGCTGGAGGGCGGGAAGTGCGGCGAGACCTCGCAGTGCGAGGAGTGCGGCTTGCGCGGTTCTGTGCTGGACGTCATGCGCTGCGGGGTGCCTTCCGACCGCAAGCGATTGCGGCGGGAGTTCGTGTCCGGCGGCACGCGCAGGCGCATGTTTCTGGAGCACTCCACCAGGCGTGTGGAGCATCGCGGCAGCGGGCTGATACTGGTGGTGCTGTACGATGTCTCGGAGCTGGAGCAGAGCCGCCGGGACCTGATGGAGAGCAAGGCGCAGCTTGACCGGGACATCGAGGCGGCGGCGGAGATTCAGCGGAGCCTGCTGCCTTCGGCCAGCCCCATCGCCCGCCGCCTCAGGTTCGGCTGGAATTTCCGCCCCTGCGCCGGGGTGGGCGGCGACCTGTTCCACGTGGCCCGCCTGGATGAGAAACGGGTGGGGATGTACATGCTCGACGTCTGCGGCCACGGGGTTTCCGCCGCCATGATCACGGTCTCCGTCTCCAGGATGATGCGGCCCGAGACGGGCATGCTGTTCAAGCCGGGAGGCGGCGGCGAGCCGCTTCCGCCCAGCGGGGTCATGTCCATGCTGGAGCGGGAGTATCCCTTCGAGCGGTTCGGCAGCTATTTCACCATGCTGTACATGATCGTGGATACGGAACAGGGGGAGATGGTCTGGTGCAGCGCCGGACACCCGTGGCCCGTGTTGGCCAGGAGGGTGGGCGGCGAGACGAGCGTGCGCACGCTGGATTCCGAGGGCCCGGCCATCGGCATCGGCGCGGATGTGCCGTTCAGCGACCGGCGGCTGCGGCTGCGCCAGGGCGACCGTGTGATCCTCTACACCGACGGCATCCTGGAACGGGCGGACGACGAAGGCGAGCAGTACGGCGAGGGTCGCATGTTCACGGACGCCTTGCGCACCGCGGACCGGCCCATCTCCGAGGCCATGAACGCCATGCTGCGGGACGTGCTGGCCTTCGGCGGCGACACCCCGCCCCAGGACGACATCGCCCTGCTGGGCTTCGACTACACCGAAAGCCAGGGCTGA
- a CDS encoding B12-binding domain-containing radical SAM protein, which produces MNVLLVYPRYPDTFWSYRTILPYVSKKAAFPPLGLLTVSAMLPPEWNRRLVDVNARQLTDEQISWADMVFVSGMIVQRDSAAEIVGRCKAMGKTVVAGGPLFSTQKARVPGVDHFVLDEAEVTLPRFLKDLEEGRLEHVYSSDERPDISTTPVPDWSLIDMDDYVSMSVQYSRGCPFNCEFCDIVAMNGRRPRTKRPEQIMAEFESLYEAGWRGGVFVVDDNFIGNTAEVKNMLPRLIQWQRERDFPFQFMTEASTNLADDHELMSLMSRANFHKVFLGIETPEAESLAECGKHQNAGRDLAEAVRTIQSNGMQVMGGFIVGFDSDTERTFDAQIRFIQQAGIVTAMVGLLNVLPRTRLWKRLSAEDRLLEDSTGQNTDGFLNFVPRMEPEKLISGYKRIIERIYSRPMYYRRIHTFLKTYTPTARTHMRREDVQAFLKSLLRIGLLSKSSPHYWKLLLKTLTTNIRSLPVAVELAICGEHYVRMRDKLLRGEGEDPNAVSVTASR; this is translated from the coding sequence ATGAACGTACTGCTTGTCTATCCCAGGTACCCGGACACCTTCTGGAGCTACCGAACCATTCTCCCCTACGTCTCCAAGAAGGCGGCTTTCCCGCCGTTGGGGCTTCTTACCGTCAGCGCCATGCTGCCTCCGGAGTGGAATCGCCGGCTGGTGGACGTCAACGCCCGCCAGCTCACGGACGAGCAGATCAGCTGGGCGGACATGGTGTTCGTCAGCGGCATGATCGTGCAGCGCGACTCGGCCGCGGAGATCGTCGGGCGCTGCAAGGCCATGGGCAAGACCGTGGTGGCGGGCGGACCGCTGTTCTCCACCCAGAAGGCGCGGGTGCCGGGGGTGGACCACTTCGTGCTGGACGAGGCCGAGGTGACGCTGCCGCGCTTTCTCAAGGACCTGGAGGAGGGGCGGCTCGAGCACGTCTACTCCTCGGATGAACGGCCGGACATCTCCACCACTCCGGTGCCGGACTGGAGCCTCATCGACATGGACGACTACGTCTCCATGTCCGTGCAGTACTCCCGTGGCTGCCCCTTCAACTGCGAGTTCTGCGACATCGTGGCCATGAACGGCCGCAGGCCGCGCACCAAGCGGCCGGAACAGATAATGGCCGAGTTCGAGTCCCTCTATGAGGCGGGCTGGCGCGGCGGGGTCTTCGTGGTGGACGACAACTTCATCGGCAACACCGCCGAGGTGAAGAACATGCTGCCCCGGCTCATCCAGTGGCAGCGGGAGCGCGACTTCCCCTTCCAGTTCATGACCGAGGCCAGCACCAACCTGGCCGACGACCACGAGCTGATGTCCCTCATGAGCCGGGCCAACTTCCACAAGGTGTTCCTGGGCATCGAGACGCCGGAGGCGGAGAGCCTGGCGGAGTGCGGCAAGCACCAGAACGCCGGGCGCGACCTGGCCGAGGCCGTGCGCACCATCCAGTCCAACGGCATGCAGGTCATGGGCGGATTCATCGTGGGCTTCGACAGCGACACGGAGCGGACCTTCGACGCCCAGATCCGCTTCATCCAGCAGGCGGGCATCGTCACGGCCATGGTCGGGCTGCTCAACGTGCTGCCGCGCACCAGGCTGTGGAAGCGCCTCAGCGCGGAGGACCGGCTCCTGGAGGATTCCACGGGGCAGAACACGGACGGCTTCCTGAACTTCGTTCCCAGGATGGAGCCGGAAAAGCTCATCTCCGGGTACAAGCGCATCATCGAGCGCATCTATTCCCGGCCCATGTACTACCGCCGCATCCACACCTTCCTCAAGACCTACACCCCCACGGCCCGCACCCACATGCGCCGGGAGGACGTGCAGGCCTTCCTCAAGAGCCTTTTGCGCATCGGCCTGCTCTCCAAATCCAGCCCCCACTACTGGAAGCTGCTGCTCAAGACCCTCACAACCAACATCCGCTCCCTGCCCGTGGCGGTGGAGCTGGCCATCTGCGGCGAACACTACGTCCGCATGCGCGACAAGCTGCTGCGCGGGGAGGGAGAGGACCCCAACGCGGTCAGCGTGACGGCCTCCCGCTAG
- a CDS encoding helix-turn-helix domain-containing protein — MPRSPIQTQFGQRLRSLRLARHLTQGQLAESAGISCEYVGRMERGLASPSLTTLEKLAGALDVGVDALFRFSGVYGQAEESAAPGMHLRECLQAVFHDLRTGIFCSDESGRLLAANAHLARLLGAENSGDLLRRVRSIPDQLYLRPERRRRILEELPDTGEMMPWDVDLRRLDNELLPARLSIGRFTFNSQPILFGSVLPREQAERSAEPSGNSGDLTLLKEVHHRIKNNLNMLSSYFRLRAMDNDSLSAREVTSRIQAVADAHEAIYRHSQSRLAAPGPYLRKLLSSLEECVDFGFPVILDQECYKEELTSKHLCLIGMFVTEVLLNAAKHAFPDGVQDHNWVAVACAKENGGYRLSVEDNGVGLPEEALWEHDDSLGGSILHGLARQLRGTIHATHGSGTRVELRFPAPGN; from the coding sequence ATGCCACGCTCGCCGATACAGACCCAGTTCGGGCAACGGCTCCGTTCGCTTCGGCTCGCCAGACACCTCACCCAGGGACAGCTCGCCGAGTCCGCCGGCATTTCCTGTGAATACGTGGGACGCATGGAGCGCGGTCTTGCCTCGCCCTCGCTGACCACCCTGGAAAAACTGGCGGGGGCTCTGGACGTCGGAGTCGACGCCCTGTTCCGTTTCTCCGGCGTGTACGGGCAGGCGGAGGAGTCCGCCGCGCCCGGCATGCATCTGCGGGAATGCCTGCAAGCCGTTTTCCACGATCTCAGGACGGGCATCTTCTGCAGCGACGAGTCCGGCAGGCTGCTGGCGGCCAACGCCCACCTGGCCCGGCTGCTGGGTGCGGAGAACAGCGGAGACCTGCTGCGCCGCGTGCGCAGCATCCCGGACCAGCTCTACCTGCGGCCGGAGCGGCGGCGTCGCATTCTGGAGGAACTGCCGGACACCGGGGAAATGATGCCCTGGGACGTGGACCTGCGGCGGCTGGACAACGAACTGCTCCCCGCCCGGCTCAGCATTGGCCGGTTCACCTTCAACAGCCAGCCCATCCTCTTCGGCTCCGTCCTGCCGCGCGAGCAGGCGGAGCGCTCCGCAGAACCGTCCGGGAATTCCGGGGACCTCACCCTGCTCAAGGAGGTCCACCACCGCATCAAGAACAACCTCAACATGCTGTCGTCCTACTTCCGCCTGCGCGCCATGGACAACGACAGCCTGTCCGCGCGGGAGGTCACCAGCCGGATCCAGGCCGTGGCCGACGCCCACGAAGCCATCTACCGGCACAGCCAATCCCGCCTGGCCGCGCCCGGCCCCTACCTGCGCAAGCTGCTCTCCTCTTTGGAGGAGTGCGTCGATTTCGGCTTCCCGGTCATTCTCGACCAGGAGTGCTATAAGGAAGAGCTTACCTCCAAGCACCTCTGCCTCATCGGCATGTTCGTCACCGAGGTCCTGCTCAACGCGGCCAAGCACGCCTTCCCCGACGGCGTGCAGGACCACAACTGGGTGGCGGTGGCCTGCGCCAAGGAGAACGGCGGCTACCGCCTCTCCGTGGAGGACAACGGCGTGGGCCTGCCCGAAGAGGCCCTCTGGGAACACGACGACAGCCTGGGCGGCAGCATCCTCCACGGCCTGGCCCGCCAGCTTCGCGGCACCATCCACGCCACCCACGGCTCCGGCACCCGCGTGGAACTGCGGTTTCCAGCGCCGGGAAACTGA
- a CDS encoding CheR family methyltransferase, with protein sequence MLLIQHQAKESERDILSSLVQKETEVPVAVAEDGMAVEPGRIYVTPPGNSLTVYDGKMLLEPPDDHTSRAIIDTLFRSLAEEAGGRSVAVLLSGSNADGTLGARAIKEANGLVIAQNPETAQFPTMPQSVIDEDLADLVLEPAAMASHIMDYARRLPLVPSGAQPGKETLPTSARDKLLLLLKTQTGHDFSLYKESTINRRIRRRMILHQTGRPKDYLAHLRDDKAELRALFKDLLIGVTNFFRDPSAFEALKEILVKTALPELDQARYRVWIPGCATGEEAYSVAIILREAMDELELDLQVDIYATDLNEDAIAQARRGIFPATIEADVSEERLRRFFSKSERKYHIRQKIREMVVFAEQNLIADPPFSNLDMVCCRNLLMYLKPKAQKKALSQFRYGLRQGGLLMLGTSESVGDFSAVFAPLDNKSRIYRIKRGKASVRLAETPELPEYRPRTPQTQARRGNAARDENRDFKRSAERFLLEIAGPAVLVNRNGDALYFHGRSGRYLEPAQGAPRANVLEMARKGLSYPLSSALSSAAARSEPQTRTGVRVRDAGLDEQGRRLAEFIVRDTGRGIPKDRLEHVMQPFAQAEETYTKKIAGTGLGLAIVKRLVELMDGELRVESEQGQGTEARFTLPLAEATGERRQDPEESRLEPKEKVPSLRLLLVEDNRVNQLAATRFLAEAGHHVTVAGDGQQALDMLDEDGFDAVLMDVQMPEMDGLEATRRIRDGETGAPRDIPIIALTAYVRDEEVQRFRDNGMDGHIAKPFVFSELDADIRRAISEKKSG encoded by the coding sequence CTGCTCCTCATCCAGCACCAGGCCAAGGAATCGGAGCGGGACATCCTCTCCTCCCTGGTGCAGAAGGAGACCGAGGTCCCGGTGGCCGTGGCCGAGGACGGCATGGCCGTGGAGCCCGGACGCATCTACGTCACCCCGCCGGGCAACTCGCTGACCGTCTATGACGGCAAAATGCTGCTGGAGCCGCCTGACGACCACACCTCCAGGGCCATCATCGACACTCTCTTCCGCAGCCTGGCGGAGGAGGCGGGCGGCAGGTCTGTGGCGGTCCTGCTGTCGGGTTCCAACGCCGACGGCACCCTGGGGGCGCGGGCCATCAAGGAGGCCAACGGCCTGGTCATCGCCCAGAACCCGGAAACCGCCCAGTTCCCCACCATGCCCCAGAGCGTCATCGACGAGGACCTGGCCGACCTGGTGCTGGAACCGGCGGCGATGGCCTCCCACATCATGGACTACGCCCGGCGGCTTCCGCTGGTCCCCTCTGGCGCGCAGCCCGGCAAAGAGACACTGCCGACCAGCGCGCGGGACAAGCTGCTCCTTTTGCTCAAGACCCAGACCGGCCACGACTTTTCCCTGTACAAGGAATCCACCATCAACCGCCGCATCCGCAGGCGGATGATCCTCCACCAGACCGGCCGGCCCAAGGACTACCTGGCCCATCTGCGGGACGACAAGGCCGAACTCCGCGCCCTGTTCAAGGACCTGCTCATCGGGGTGACCAACTTCTTCCGGGATCCTTCGGCCTTCGAGGCGCTCAAGGAGATACTGGTCAAGACGGCCCTGCCGGAGCTCGACCAAGCCCGTTACCGAGTCTGGATTCCAGGCTGCGCCACGGGCGAGGAGGCGTACTCCGTGGCCATCATCCTGCGCGAGGCCATGGATGAACTGGAACTGGACCTGCAAGTGGACATATACGCCACGGATCTCAACGAGGACGCCATAGCCCAGGCACGCCGGGGAATATTCCCGGCCACCATCGAGGCCGACGTTTCCGAAGAGAGGCTGCGGCGCTTTTTCTCGAAAAGCGAACGGAAATACCACATCAGGCAAAAAATCCGGGAGATGGTGGTCTTCGCCGAGCAGAACCTCATCGCCGACCCGCCTTTCTCCAACCTGGACATGGTCTGCTGCCGCAACCTGCTCATGTACCTCAAGCCCAAGGCGCAGAAGAAGGCCCTTTCCCAGTTCCGCTACGGGCTGCGGCAGGGCGGCCTGCTCATGCTGGGCACCTCGGAAAGCGTGGGCGACTTCTCCGCCGTCTTCGCCCCCCTGGACAATAAGTCCCGCATCTACCGCATCAAGCGGGGCAAGGCGTCGGTCCGGCTGGCCGAAACGCCTGAACTGCCCGAATACCGCCCCCGCACCCCTCAGACGCAAGCTCGGCGCGGAAACGCGGCCAGAGACGAGAATCGGGATTTCAAGCGGTCCGCGGAGCGTTTTCTTCTGGAGATCGCCGGTCCGGCGGTGCTGGTCAACCGCAACGGTGATGCCCTGTACTTCCACGGCCGCTCCGGGCGCTATCTGGAGCCAGCCCAGGGCGCGCCCCGGGCCAACGTGCTGGAGATGGCCCGCAAGGGGCTGTCCTACCCCCTTTCCTCCGCCCTGAGTTCTGCGGCCGCCCGAAGCGAGCCACAGACACGCACGGGGGTGCGGGTGCGGGACGCGGGCCTGGACGAACAGGGCCGCAGGCTGGCGGAGTTCATTGTGCGCGACACCGGCCGGGGCATCCCGAAGGACCGGCTGGAGCACGTCATGCAGCCCTTCGCCCAGGCCGAGGAGACCTACACCAAGAAGATCGCCGGAACCGGCCTGGGGCTGGCCATCGTCAAGCGGCTGGTGGAGCTCATGGACGGCGAGCTGCGCGTGGAAAGCGAGCAGGGCCAAGGCACCGAGGCCCGCTTTACCCTGCCCCTGGCCGAAGCGACCGGGGAACGGAGGCAGGACCCCGAAGAATCCCGGCTGGAGCCGAAGGAAAAGGTTCCCAGCCTGCGGCTGCTTCTGGTGGAGGACAACCGGGTCAACCAGCTGGCCGCCACCCGTTTTCTGGCCGAGGCCGGACACCACGTCACCGTGGCCGGAGACGGCCAACAGGCCCTGGATATGCTGGACGAGGACGGCTTCGACGCCGTGCTCATGGACGTTCAGATGCCGGAAATGGACGGCCTGGAAGCCACCCGCCGCATCCGCGACGGGGAGACCGGCGCGCCGCGCGACATCCCCATCATCGCCCTGACCGCCTACGTACGCGACGAGGAAGTGCAGCGCTTCCGCGACAACGGCATGGACGGCCACATCGCCAAGCCCTTCGTCTTCAGCGAACTCGACGCCGACATCCGCCGCGCGATCAGCGAAAAGAAGTCCGGCTAG
- a CDS encoding potassium channel family protein produces the protein MRRAGLSRRLRFAAFLLLSLLCLLLLGMGGFMLVEDVSPVEALYLTIGTLTTVAPFHLTEGGRVFAILLILSGFGLVAATAAFVGNLFLDGQALELYRRRKMRKELGKHSDHYVICGFGQMGQIVTAELMRNGVSVVVIDTDEQAVLRCRELGAPAIRRDAMEEESLAEAGVERARGVISVVNRDADNVFIVVTARALNPEVFISARASSRGVEKKLYLAGANHVVSPYASAAMRITQNILRPTITDFMEQAVSGREVELELEELCIPESAPFAGKSLMESNIRNDFDLIVVAIKRGDGKRIYNPASLEPIHAGDTLIAIGPRANMDRFHKSLYGKPRPASNGGQPIPG, from the coding sequence ATGAGACGCGCAGGCCTCTCACGCAGGCTGCGCTTCGCCGCCTTTCTGCTGCTCTCGTTGCTGTGCCTGCTCCTGCTGGGCATGGGCGGGTTCATGCTGGTGGAGGACGTCTCGCCCGTGGAGGCCCTCTACCTGACCATCGGCACCCTGACCACGGTGGCCCCCTTCCACCTCACCGAAGGCGGGCGGGTCTTCGCGATCCTCCTCATCCTGTCCGGGTTCGGCCTGGTGGCGGCCACCGCCGCCTTCGTGGGCAACCTGTTCCTGGACGGGCAGGCCCTGGAACTGTACCGGAGGCGAAAGATGCGCAAGGAACTCGGGAAACACTCCGACCACTACGTCATCTGCGGGTTCGGGCAGATGGGGCAGATCGTCACCGCCGAACTGATGCGCAACGGCGTGTCCGTTGTGGTCATCGACACCGACGAGCAGGCGGTACTGCGCTGCCGCGAGTTGGGCGCGCCCGCCATCAGGCGCGACGCCATGGAGGAGGAGAGCCTGGCCGAGGCCGGGGTGGAGCGCGCCAGGGGCGTCATCTCGGTGGTCAACCGCGACGCGGACAACGTCTTTATCGTGGTCACGGCCCGCGCCCTGAACCCGGAGGTGTTCATCAGCGCCCGGGCCAGCAGCCGGGGCGTGGAGAAAAAACTCTACCTGGCCGGGGCAAACCACGTGGTCTCGCCCTACGCCAGCGCGGCCATGCGCATCACCCAGAACATCCTCCGCCCCACCATCACCGACTTCATGGAGCAGGCCGTTTCCGGCAGAGAGGTGGAACTCGAACTCGAGGAGCTGTGCATTCCGGAGAGCGCCCCCTTCGCGGGCAAGTCGCTCATGGAATCCAACATCCGCAACGACTTCGACCTGATCGTCGTGGCCATCAAGCGCGGCGATGGCAAACGGATCTACAACCCCGCCTCGCTGGAACCAATCCACGCCGGGGACACCCTCATCGCCATCGGCCCCCGGGCCAACATGGACCGCTTCCACAAGTCCCTGTACGGCAAGCCCAGGCCCGCCAGCAACGGCGGCCAGCCCATCCCCGGCTAA
- a CDS encoding catalase, whose amino-acid sequence MSNDNRKPTTTDAGIPVNSDEFSLTVGQDGPILLQDAYLIEQMANFNRERIPERQPHAKGSGAFGHFEVTQDVSAYTKAAVFQPGTKTDTLIRFSTVAGERGSPDTWRDPRGFALKFYTTEGNFDMVGNNTPVFFVRDPMKFQHFIRSQKRRADNGLRDHDMQWDFWTLSPESAHQVTWLMGDRGIPKTWRHMNGYSSHTYMWVNAQGERFWVKYHFKTDQGIECLTQEEADRIAGEDADYHRRDLFNSIEKGDHPSWTLKVQIMPFEEAESYRFNPFDLTKVWPHEDYPMHEVGRLTLTRNPTDFHTEIEQAAFEPNNFVPGTGPSPDKMLLARLFSYADAHRARLGVNYKQIPVNKAKCPVHSYSKDGAMRVENVTDPVYAPNSKGGPAADGQRYPEDAVWGASGDFVRAAYTKRKDDDDFVQANALVNKVMDDAARDRLVSNVVGHLSKGVSEPVLERALEYWRNIDKTIGDRIAEGVGKK is encoded by the coding sequence ATGAGCAACGACAACCGCAAACCAACCACCACCGATGCCGGCATTCCGGTGAACAGCGACGAATTCTCCCTCACCGTGGGGCAGGACGGGCCCATCCTGCTGCAGGACGCCTACCTCATCGAGCAGATGGCCAACTTCAACCGGGAGCGCATCCCCGAGCGCCAGCCGCACGCCAAAGGCTCCGGGGCCTTCGGCCACTTCGAGGTCACCCAGGACGTCAGCGCCTACACCAAGGCCGCGGTCTTCCAGCCCGGCACCAAGACGGACACCCTCATCCGCTTCTCCACCGTGGCGGGCGAGCGCGGCAGCCCCGACACCTGGCGCGACCCGCGCGGCTTCGCCCTCAAGTTCTACACCACCGAGGGCAACTTCGACATGGTGGGCAACAACACGCCGGTCTTCTTCGTGCGCGACCCCATGAAGTTCCAGCATTTCATCCGCTCCCAGAAACGCCGCGCCGACAACGGCCTGCGCGACCACGACATGCAGTGGGACTTCTGGACCCTCTCCCCGGAATCCGCCCACCAGGTCACCTGGCTCATGGGCGACCGCGGCATCCCCAAGACCTGGCGGCACATGAACGGCTACTCCAGCCACACCTACATGTGGGTCAACGCCCAGGGCGAACGCTTCTGGGTCAAGTACCACTTCAAGACCGACCAGGGCATCGAGTGCCTGACCCAGGAAGAGGCCGACCGCATCGCGGGCGAGGACGCCGACTACCACCGCCGCGACCTCTTCAACTCCATCGAGAAAGGCGACCACCCCAGCTGGACCCTCAAGGTGCAGATCATGCCCTTCGAGGAGGCGGAATCCTACCGCTTCAACCCCTTCGACCTGACCAAGGTCTGGCCGCATGAGGACTACCCCATGCACGAGGTCGGGCGGCTGACCCTCACCCGCAACCCCACCGACTTCCACACCGAGATCGAGCAGGCGGCCTTCGAGCCCAACAACTTCGTCCCCGGCACCGGACCCAGCCCGGACAAGATGCTCCTGGCCCGCCTCTTCTCCTACGCCGACGCCCACCGCGCCCGCCTGGGGGTCAACTACAAGCAGATCCCGGTGAACAAGGCCAAGTGCCCCGTGCACAGCTACTCCAAGGACGGAGCCATGCGCGTGGAGAACGTCACCGACCCGGTCTACGCCCCCAACTCCAAGGGCGGCCCCGCGGCCGATGGCCAGCGCTACCCCGAGGACGCCGTCTGGGGAGCCAGCGGCGACTTCGTCCGCGCGGCCTACACCAAGCGCAAGGACGACGACGACTTCGTCCAGGCCAACGCCCTGGTCAACAAGGTCATGGACGACGCCGCCCGCGACCGTCTCGTCTCCAACGTGGTGGGGCACCTCTCCAAAGGCGTCTCCGAACCCGTGCTCGAACGCGCCCTGGAGTACTGGCGCAACATCGACAAGACCATCGGCGACCGCATCGCCGAAGGCGTCGGGAAGAAGTAG